The sequence below is a genomic window from Campylobacter concisus.
CAAAAGTGATAAGCGTCGATGTCTTTTATAAAGTTGGATCAAGAAACGAAGTGATGGGCAAAAGCGGCATCGCTCACATGTTAGAGCATCTAAATTTTAAATCAACCAAAAATTTACGAGCTGGTGAATTTGACGAAATAGTAAAAGGCTTTGGTGGCGTAAATAACGCAAGTACAGGCTTTGACTATACCCACTACTTTATAAAAGCGTCAAATGAAAATTTAGACAAAACGCTTGGTCTTTTTGCTGAGCTTATGAAAAATTTAAGCCTAAAAGATAAAGAATTTCAGACAGAGCGAGACGTGGTGTATGAAGAGCGCAGGTGGCGAACAGACAACAACCCTATGGGATACCTCTACTTTAGACTCTACAACCACGCATTTATCTACCATCCATACCACTGGACTCCGATAGGCTTTATAAAAGATATCGAAAACTGGAATATCTCCGACATAAAAGAATTTCACGCTACTTTTTATCAGCCAAAAAATGCGATTTTGATGATAAGTGGCGACATCGGCAAGGATGAGGCATTTAAGCTAGCTAAGAAAAACTTTAGCAGTATAAAAAACAAAAAGGCCATACCAAAACTACACTGCAAAGAGCCTGAGCAAGACGGAGCTAGAAGGGCTATCGTCTATAAAGATAGCCAAACGCAAATGCTAGCTATCGCTTATAAGATCCCAGACTTTAGGCACGCTGATCAAGTGGGGTTAAACGCGATAAGCGAGTATCTAGCCACTGGCAAAAGCTCTATTTTGCAGCAGCGCCTAGTCGATGAGCTAATGCTCGTAAATCAAATTTATGCTTATAATATGAGTTGCGTTGATGAAAATTTATTTATATTTTTAGCAGTTTGCAACCCAGATGTCGAAGCAAACGTGGT
It includes:
- a CDS encoding M16 family metallopeptidase, with translation MIKFNKTKLENGLEIYHVPVNPGSKVISVDVFYKVGSRNEVMGKSGIAHMLEHLNFKSTKNLRAGEFDEIVKGFGGVNNASTGFDYTHYFIKASNENLDKTLGLFAELMKNLSLKDKEFQTERDVVYEERRWRTDNNPMGYLYFRLYNHAFIYHPYHWTPIGFIKDIENWNISDIKEFHATFYQPKNAILMISGDIGKDEAFKLAKKNFSSIKNKKAIPKLHCKEPEQDGARRAIVYKDSQTQMLAIAYKIPDFRHADQVGLNAISEYLATGKSSILQQRLVDELMLVNQIYAYNMSCVDENLFIFLAVCNPDVEANVVEAEILKIIDDLKNKPIDKDDVLRVKNLIKTDFIYSFESASKVANLYGSYLARGDIKPLYELEKSIDKIDAKLLKEIANRYFNEKTSTTILLKKE